CGCGCCCGGTTGAAGGCGGCCTTGGCGCTGTCGATCTGCGCCTGGCTTGCGGCGATACCGGCCTTGGCCGAAAGCTCCTGCTGGAAGGAATTGGCAAGGGCTGCCTTCTGACCGGCAAGCGTGGCTTCCGCCTGCGCCACCTTCTGCGCATAGATGCGGTCGTCGATCTTGACCAGCAGTTGCCCGGCCTTGACCGTCTCGTAGTCGCGCACCGGAACGTCGGCGACATAGCCCGCAAGCTGTGGGCTCATGATCGTGACAAAGCCACGCACATAGGCGTTCTCGGTCGATTCGACCGAACTGTGGAACGGCGGCAGCCGCCAGGCGTAGAGCACAAGGGCAATACCGGCGATGCCGGCGAGAAGAACGATGATGCTCGTGGGCGAGCGCAGGGATTTCAACATGGTCGTCAACTCTGTCAATCAGGTGGCAGGCATCGGCGCAGGCGCGGACAATCTCTGCCTGAGCCAGTTGTAGAAGATGTGCAGCAGCAGCCCGGCGAGCGCGAAGAGCGCGACCGCCGAAGCCAGCAGGAAGGCGTCGTTGTAGGCGAGGATGTAAGCTTCGCGGGTCACCTGCTGTGACAACAGCACGGTGCCTTCGCCGCCGAGCAGGGTCTTGTCGCCCATCACCTTGGCGTAGGCCGCGGAAAGCTGGTTGACGCGCTGGGCAACCAGCGGGTTCGAGAGCACGATCCGTTCGGCGAGAATGTTGGAGTGAAACTTTTCGCGGATCGTGACGAAGGTGCCGAAGGCGGCAGATCCGATCAGGCTGCCGATGCTTTGGGTAAAGAGGAAGATCACGATGAAGCTCAGGATATAGCTCGGCCCCTTGGCGAGCGCCGCCTTGAAGCCGCGTGCCATGGCCGGCGGCAGGAAGAGCGCCGTGCCCGACGCAATCATCGCCTGGCTCAGATACATCTGCTCCGGCCGCGTGAGGCCGGTCGCCTGGCTATCCATGTAGGCGCCGGTCGCCAGAAGGCTGAGCGCCAGGATATGCACGCGCTCCGCATGCTGAGGGTTCATCAGCGCGGCGCAAAGCAGACCGCCGCCGATCGCCGCGGCTAGGATGATCCAATAGAGGGTCGCGACCTGCTCGAACTGGAGGCCGAGCTGCTGGTAGAAGTTCGCCGCGACCGTCGATTGTTCGGATGCCACCAGGCGGAAAATCAGGAGAACGGCGGCAAAGTGCACGATCTCCTTGGAGGCGATCCAGCGCACGTCGATCAAGGGTACCGGGCGATGGAGCTCGATCAGCACCGCAGTCGTCAGCGTCGTGATCGAGACGACCAGCAGGACACCGAGCCATGGCGCCTCGAACCACCAGTAGAGGCGCCCCATGGTCAGGACCACGGCGAGGCAGCCGAAGGCGACGGCGACGAGCAGGTAGCTCAGGATATCCATGCGCTGGATGACCTTGGCATGCGGCACCGGCGTCAGCGGCAAGAGGTAGATGATTGGCAGAGCGATCAACGCCAGCGCCATTTCCAGCGTGTAGAGCGCGTGCCACTGGCCGTATTCGATCAAGGTCGGCGAGATCAGGCGGGTGACCGGCGCGGAAATCGTCGTGCAGGTGAGCGCCAACGCCAGACCGACGGTCAGCTTGCGCGCCGGCGGAAAGGCTTCGAGCATGTAGAGGAAGCCGAGCGTCGACATCGGTGCGGCGGCAATGCCGCTGATGAACCGCACGACGATCGCCGAATGCAGATCGGAAACGAAGACGTTCATCAGCGAGACGACGACGAAACCGGCGATGCTGATTTCGGCAAAACGGCGCAGCCCGTACTGGGCGCGGATCTTCACCAGCGCGATCGACAGGCTGACATTCGGCGCCATGTAGGCCGCCGAGAGCCAACCGGCCTCGATGGAGGTCGCCGAAAGCGAGCCCTGGACCTGCGTGAGGTTGGCGAGCGCC
The nucleotide sequence above comes from Ensifer sp. PDNC004. Encoded proteins:
- a CDS encoding MFS transporter, with amino-acid sequence MGAGATAAANDNRLAIELEAAETIDEDQRGETAIAPEPEPAPAPVPAPVEKGLLLSAVYVVGSVLLFLTQGLGMNLALANLTQVQGSLSATSIEAGWLSAAYMAPNVSLSIALVKIRAQYGLRRFAEISIAGFVVVSLMNVFVSDLHSAIVVRFISGIAAAPMSTLGFLYMLEAFPPARKLTVGLALALTCTTISAPVTRLISPTLIEYGQWHALYTLEMALALIALPIIYLLPLTPVPHAKVIQRMDILSYLLVAVAFGCLAVVLTMGRLYWWFEAPWLGVLLVVSITTLTTAVLIELHRPVPLIDVRWIASKEIVHFAAVLLIFRLVASEQSTVAANFYQQLGLQFEQVATLYWIILAAAIGGGLLCAALMNPQHAERVHILALSLLATGAYMDSQATGLTRPEQMYLSQAMIASGTALFLPPAMARGFKAALAKGPSYILSFIVIFLFTQSIGSLIGSAAFGTFVTIREKFHSNILAERIVLSNPLVAQRVNQLSAAYAKVMGDKTLLGGEGTVLLSQQVTREAYILAYNDAFLLASAVALFALAGLLLHIFYNWLRQRLSAPAPMPAT